TGTGAAAAATTGGAAAATAAAGTTCCAACAGTTCCTACACTAGTTTTATCTCCAATAAAAGTAGCATATTCAAAATAAACAATGACAAAAAGAAAAATTAGTGATAATATTTTTTTAACTATTTTGAAGCCTTTTATTTTAATAATTTTGCAATTTTTCCTTGGAGTCTAAGCCAAATTCTATGTTCCATTATAGGGAAGCCTGCCCATTGTTTTTTAGGTTCAGTAATAGATTTTGTAACTCCACCTCGCGCTGAAATAGTTGTAAATGGTGCAATTTCTAAGTGACCAGTTGTAGCACTTTGACCACCCATTACAACATATTCATTTAAAATAGTTGAACCTGATAGACCAACTTGAGTAACTAATATTGAACCACGCCCTACTTTACAGTTGTGGGCAATATGAACAAGATTATCAATTCTTACTCCATCTTCAATAATTGTTGATTGAAAAACAGCTCTATCGATTGTACAATTAGCACCAATTTCTACATCATTACCAACAATAACATTACCATTTTGATAGATTTTTATATATTTTCCATCTTTTCTATTTGCAAATCCAAAACCATCACTACCAATAACAGTACCCGCGTGGATTATTGAATCACTACCTACTTTACAATCTCTATAAACTGTAACATTTGGATAGATAATAGTATTATCTCCAATAGTAACATTGTCACCAATAAAAGCACCTGCCATAATAGTACAATTTGAACCAATAATTGAACCTTTACCTAAATAAACATTTGGCATAATAGTTGTATTTTCACCAACAATACAATCTTCGCCATTAGTTTCAACTACTTTTGGTGCAAAAAGTTTTGAAATATAAGCTAAAGATAAATATGGTTCATCACAAACTAATGCTGTTGTTCCTTTTGGAACTTTTAAAGCAAATTCCTCTTTTACTAATACCGCAGCTGCTTTTGTTTTTTCTAAATCATTTACATATTTTTTATTTTCTAAGAAAGTTAATTGATTCTCGTTTGAATCAAGAAGCGTATTAAGACCTAAGATTTCGATATCTTTATCACATTGTATATTTAAAGTTTCAGCTATTTTATTTAGTTTCATTTAAATCCTTAAAAAAGATAAGAGAAAACTCTTATCTTTCCATTGCAACTACACCACTTTTTACTACTTCAAGTGGTCTAAATTTATTCATAATATTTGTAAAATTTGCAATTCTACTTGGTGCATCTGTAGCAGAGATTACAATAGCTTCATCTGTAACATTTTGAATATGTCCATTATAAGCTCTTGCAATTACTTCTATATCACTAAGTGGCTGATCAATTGGTATTTTAATTAATACAGTCTCTTTTTCTATAACATTTTGATGTTCGTTAACTTTTAATACTGGTATTAACTTATTCAATTGTTTAACAATCTGATCAATAACTCTTTTATCTCCAGTTGTAACAATTGTCATTCTTGAATATTCACTTCCTGTAATTGGTGCTACAGTTAAAGAATCGATATTATATCCCCTTGCAGAGAATAGTCCAACAATTCTTGATAAAACGTTGTGTTCGTTCATTACAATTACTGAGATAACTTGTCTTATTGTAGTTGAGTCATAATAGTGGTTAAAATTATTCATTGTTATCTCCTATAAGTGTCATTTCATTTAATGCATGTCCATTTGGTACCATAGGCAATACAATTTCATCCCTTGCTACTACTACATCAATCATTGCTGGTTTTTTCTTTTCAATTGCATCTTTTAATGCTTCATCAAACTCTTTTTTAGTTGTAACTCTATAACCAACTCCACCAAATGATTCAACAAGCATTTTAAAATCTGGTTGCATAGAAAGATCTGTTTCAGATAATCTATTTTCATAAAATAATGTTTGCCATTGTCTTACCATACCAAGATAGTTGTTATTTAAAATAATATTTATAACTGGTAAATCATATTCTACACAAGTCATTAACTCTTGGATATTCATTAAAATTGAACCATCTCCAGTGAAGTTAATAGAAACTTTATCAGGATTACCTCTAGCAACACCCATTGCTCCTGGAAGTCCAAATCCCATAGTTCCTAAACCACCAGAAGTATTCCATTGTCTTGGATAGTTAAATGGATAAAATTGAGCTGACCACATTTGGTGTTGACCAACATCTGTAGAGATTATTGCTTTATCCCCTAAAACTTCACCAACTCTTTGGATAACCCATTGAGGTTTAACCACAGAATCTGAATCTATGAATCTTAAAGGTTCTTTCTCTTTATACTCTTTTAAAAGAGCAACCCAATTATCATATTTGTTAAACTCCATTTCACGTGCTGATTCAATCATACCTTCAACAGTTACTTTTAAATCCCCAACAATTGGATAATTAGTATGTACTAATTTTGCAATTGATGCTGGGTCAATATCAACATGAATTACCTTTGCTTTTTTAGCAAATTCATCAAGTCTTCCTGTTACCCTATCATCAAATCTTGCTCCAAGTGATATAATACAGTCTGTATCGTGAGCTGCCATATTTGCAGCAAATTCACCATGCATTCCAAGCATACCAATTAATAAATCATGTTTATGCCCCATTACACCTCTTGCCATTAGTGTTTCAACTACAGGGATATTAGTAAGCTCTGCAAATTCTCTAATTTCATATGAACAATTTGATAAAATTGCTCCACCACCAACATAAAGTAAAGGTTTTTTAGATTTTGCAATCGCTTCCATCGCTTTTTTCAACTGTCTTTTATTGTAATTAACAGTTGGTTTATATGTAGGTAAATTAACACTCTTTGGATATTTGAATTCTGAAACTTCAGCTGTAATATCCTTTGGAATATCAACGTGTACAGGCCCCGGTCTTCCTGTTTTTGCTATATGAAATGCCTCTTTAATAATTCTAGGTAAATCTTTAATATCATTAACTAAATAATTGTGCTTAGTACAAGGTCTACTTATACCAACTGCATCAATCTCTTGAAATCCATCAGTACCTATAATTGTAGTAGGAACCTGCCCAGAAATAACAACTAATGGAATTGAATCCATATAAGCATCAGCTAGACCTGTGACTGCATTAGTAAAACCTGGTCCAGAAGTTACGATTGCAACACCAACTTTTCCAGTTGATTTTGCATACCCTTCTGCGGCATGTATAGCAGCTTGTTCGTGTCTAGTTAAAATGTGTTGAAAAAAACTCTGTTTGTAAATTTCATCATAGACATTCATAATAGCGCCACCAGGGTAACCAAATACTACATCTACCCCTTCTTCTCTTAATGATTCAGTAACCATTTTTGCGCCAGTTATTCTCATTGTCTCTCCTGTCATAAATTAGTCAGATATTCTACAAAAATTATTATTAATAGTATCTTTAATGCCCACTACATAATATTTCAGGTTAATATTAAATTAATCTTAAGTTTAGTAAAATGGACTAATAATATTTAAAAAGAGGAGAAAATATGGATATTAATAGTATTAATAATAATTTAACAAGCTCCTTAAATAATGTTCCTAATCAACAAATTGGGGCATCTAACAAAACAGAAAGTGTTAGTAAAAGTGAAGATTCTTTTTCCCTTTCAATTAATGAATATAACAAAAAAAGAGATGAATTATCAGCTTCTTTACAGACTTTCAATGAAGGTATTGGTATTGCAATTACTGCTCAAAGTGGTATTGAAAAACAAAAAGAAACTTTAGAAAAAATCAGCGAAAAGTTAAGTTTTAGAGAAGAAGATTTACAAAATAATGTTGATAAAAATCAAGTTAAAAATGAAATAAATCAAGAACTGTTAAATTTTAGAGAAATTGCATTTGAAACAACTTATAAAAGAGAAAATTTATTATATGTTGATCAATACGATGAAACAACTTCAATTGATATCTCTACAAAAGAAGCTTATTTTTCAATGGATAAACCAAATACTCCTGAAGTAGCTATTGCAGTTGGAAATGCGATTAGTAAAAATGATTTAAACAATCAAGAGCAATTAAATGAAACAATTGAGATTGTAAAAGAGAGTATTAAAGCACTTGATGATGTTCATTCACAGTTTCAAGATTTAAGAACAAATCTTGTGGAAAGTGCTAGAGAATCAATTCAAGAACAAAAAGATTTAACTAATCAAAATAGAATTACAAAACAATATGACTTCCCTAAAGAGGTTACAGATTTTACTAAATCAAATGTTATAGCAAATGCTGGATATTTAGCTGCTTCACAAGCAAATATTGTACAAGAGCAAAGCGTTAAACTAGTTGGTGTTAGATAGATTTATTTAAACAATAATCTATTGCAACACCTTCTCTTAAACCATCATCCAAAACAATCGATTCATTTTTTTCTAAAACTTCAAAAATAGCTTTGTATATATAAATACCAACTTCGATAAACTCTACTCTACCTCGTCCAACTAATTTTGTAATAGTTTCATTATTTGAATTTTTAAACATCTCTAAAGATTCATCTAAATCTTTTAAATTTACTATTGTTCCATTAACTTCATCTTTATCATAATGGAAAAAGTCTTGTCCTAGTTTAATTGCAGCAATTGTTGTAGGTGTTCCAGCAGTTGCTACAAAGGTAAAATCTTCTAAATTAATATCTAGTTCATCTAAAAAAAGGTTTATCTCTTTTTTCCAATTATCTAATTCTTCAATTAGTTTATTACTTGTAAGATATTTTTGTGTAAGTGTTACAATGCCAAAATTAAAACTTTTTGAATTAAAATTATCACCCTCATTAAGAATAATTTCTGTCGACCCACCGCCAATATCTA
This genomic stretch from Arcobacter arenosus harbors:
- the ilvN gene encoding acetolactate synthase small subunit, encoding MNNFNHYYDSTTIRQVISVIVMNEHNVLSRIVGLFSARGYNIDSLTVAPITGSEYSRMTIVTTGDKRVIDQIVKQLNKLIPVLKVNEHQNVIEKETVLIKIPIDQPLSDIEVIARAYNGHIQNVTDEAIVISATDAPSRIANFTNIMNKFRPLEVVKSGVVAMER
- a CDS encoding exopolyphosphatase, whose amino-acid sequence is MNKVTTIDLGSNSFRVLIYDCLNHKIINEYNEVVGMADGLNETGNISLEAQERVVDAIMRSSKSLEYDPKSAVCVTTAAMRLASNSNDVLKYFEKTTGARFKIIDGKEEARLTLLAVKYALKRERIDSSKFILLDIGGGSTEIILNEGDNFNSKSFNFGIVTLTQKYLTSNKLIEELDNWKKEINLFLDELDINLEDFTFVATAGTPTTIAAIKLGQDFFHYDKDEVNGTIVNLKDLDESLEMFKNSNNETITKLVGRGRVEFIEVGIYIYKAIFEVLEKNESIVLDDGLREGVAIDYCLNKSI
- a CDS encoding flagellin, giving the protein MDINSINNNLTSSLNNVPNQQIGASNKTESVSKSEDSFSLSINEYNKKRDELSASLQTFNEGIGIAITAQSGIEKQKETLEKISEKLSFREEDLQNNVDKNQVKNEINQELLNFREIAFETTYKRENLLYVDQYDETTSIDISTKEAYFSMDKPNTPEVAIAVGNAISKNDLNNQEQLNETIEIVKESIKALDDVHSQFQDLRTNLVESARESIQEQKDLTNQNRITKQYDFPKEVTDFTKSNVIANAGYLAASQANIVQEQSVKLVGVR
- the lpxD gene encoding UDP-3-O-(3-hydroxymyristoyl)glucosamine N-acyltransferase, encoding MKLNKIAETLNIQCDKDIEILGLNTLLDSNENQLTFLENKKYVNDLEKTKAAAVLVKEEFALKVPKGTTALVCDEPYLSLAYISKLFAPKVVETNGEDCIVGENTTIMPNVYLGKGSIIGSNCTIMAGAFIGDNVTIGDNTIIYPNVTVYRDCKVGSDSIIHAGTVIGSDGFGFANRKDGKYIKIYQNGNVIVGNDVEIGANCTIDRAVFQSTIIEDGVRIDNLVHIAHNCKVGRGSILVTQVGLSGSTILNEYVVMGGQSATTGHLEIAPFTTISARGGVTKSITEPKKQWAGFPIMEHRIWLRLQGKIAKLLK
- a CDS encoding acetolactate synthase large subunit, producing MRITGAKMVTESLREEGVDVVFGYPGGAIMNVYDEIYKQSFFQHILTRHEQAAIHAAEGYAKSTGKVGVAIVTSGPGFTNAVTGLADAYMDSIPLVVISGQVPTTIIGTDGFQEIDAVGISRPCTKHNYLVNDIKDLPRIIKEAFHIAKTGRPGPVHVDIPKDITAEVSEFKYPKSVNLPTYKPTVNYNKRQLKKAMEAIAKSKKPLLYVGGGAILSNCSYEIREFAELTNIPVVETLMARGVMGHKHDLLIGMLGMHGEFAANMAAHDTDCIISLGARFDDRVTGRLDEFAKKAKVIHVDIDPASIAKLVHTNYPIVGDLKVTVEGMIESAREMEFNKYDNWVALLKEYKEKEPLRFIDSDSVVKPQWVIQRVGEVLGDKAIISTDVGQHQMWSAQFYPFNYPRQWNTSGGLGTMGFGLPGAMGVARGNPDKVSINFTGDGSILMNIQELMTCVEYDLPVINIILNNNYLGMVRQWQTLFYENRLSETDLSMQPDFKMLVESFGGVGYRVTTKKEFDEALKDAIEKKKPAMIDVVVARDEIVLPMVPNGHALNEMTLIGDNNE